The sequence below is a genomic window from Daphnia pulicaria isolate SC F1-1A chromosome 6, SC_F0-13Bv2, whole genome shotgun sequence.
GGGCTttgatgtgatttttttttttggggggggggatttttcaacaacgcgatatgaggtttttatcgcgttgcTTAAGTTTCTGTACACGGTCAAGAGAATTAGTAGGGAATGGACTTACTTTCGATGCGTGTTATTCTTTGGGAAATATAAGGTGGGAAAGGTCTTAAAAAAGACCTGCAGTTAAGCATTTGAGCTGGAATATGTGTGGTcataagatcacatttttattatttcatttatagtaatgaaataaaatatcaaaacatggattataatttttccatttttttccctcttgagAATTCAATAATGgggacatttttaaaaacgcaTTTTCCCCACTGATCCTcggatactttcggtacccactgtatataacttaaaattttccttttttttagttttcgtataaagtacagtacccaccctaagtttggaaacacgacgagtgtttccgcgcttttaacacggcggcttacgggccaaagtGATCCCCTTTTTTgcgataactcacgtttgagttatcgcaaagaaaaacttaaaaaaatcctattttcttcaaaatagaTAACTATGTGTGTATACATTTGCAGCCTATAAGTATAGCAAacgactatatatatatataaatagtgTATGAAGATAATGTTGTGATGcagttttaaaataaagagttGCGTTAGCTCTATACATACTAGGTTAATAACATTAttttcatatattttttgCATGACGTGTACCCTATAGGGTACTTTTTATAAGGTATATACTTATTTGAAATCGAAAACCAATTTGATAGCGAATATTTAAAAGTTGCCTTTTGAGAATCTACCTTTTTGTGAATTCTGTCTATGGATTTCTTTTAGCTGTGGATAGGAGGCTGTTAATATGCGCAATAAGACGTAATAATCGGCATATGGTATTTGTATGTGTAAAGTAGAATATGGCACTTCATATTCCTGACTTCCTTCTCCTCTGCAGCTGCTGGTCAAACAAAATACAAGTAACGCACTATACAATAGTAATGACATTCTCTGTATTAACATTCGCTTTCCTTCCTACTGCTCCATTATAAAGACATTGTTTGTTTCAGGGTATGAACGCAGCAGCTTATTTCTTTGTAGCATTCAACCTTGCTTGGATTATTGCGAATCAGTCGCTGCTGCTTTTGATTTGTGCTATGGTGTACAATTGTGATAACATTGCTGCTGGGTACAATTCTATGAAGAGATGGCTATATAAAGTATTAGAGTGGCCCTGGCTGTATCGCTTttatataaaatattttaaaaaatgtgctgCATAATAATTGCATATTATACCCGTCAGTTGACGTAttgttataattatttttttcccaatcCTAGACGCATCAATTATGTTACTGAATTTATTGCgtttgccaaaaaaaaaaccagcggACTTATTCTTCATATAATAATTAATGTCTGACATTATAAGATATGCATCGCCCTGCCCGGCTCTGTCATCTGCGTGCGTGTATAATAGGCCTAAACTGCTGGATTCTACATCTTTCAattatctttatttattttatttggcaaTGTATCACTTGAAGGAACAGCAGGGATTCATTAATAAGTTAACATGTTAAAGTAAGACTTTGGCTGCACTTCGTACGTTGTTATAAATGCATTTGATGTGTGATAAAAGGATAAATTTTAATGCATAGTTTAAACGTAGctttttcatttgttgtgGGAAGAGATCAAAAAGTGTAATCCCACGTATCCCATCAACAGCAGTCAAaactattaaatttaaataacaggCCGGAGACGACTAATTTAAAACACCATTCAATAAAGCAAAAAGCAATTTTGCGATTGCCGTTTGCTATATTCCGTCATTTAAAATATACACTTTAACTACTGCGTTTTCgtgtttaaataaatataattgcAGCACAGTCAGTTTGCCTACTAACGAATCTAtctgcttttttaaaaaataaggaaatatatACTAATCTATAAATCTTGAGTCTTGTTACACAGATGGCAGGAGGAATTCTCGATTAACAAATTATGTGATCAAGTGTGGGTTTGCCGTTTAATTCTAGGTATATTGAAGAACGCCAAATATGTTTGCGTCAATCAGTATATTATATGTAATTTATGCGATCACCGACGATGAAGAGACTGGAATTGGAGCACCCGCCAAGAACCTATTACAAGTGATTTCAATAAGTTTAAGGTCTAATGGAGTTGTCGAAGCCAGAACGAAGCCCGCCTGACCAGACGTGCTTTTGAAGGCTCGACAGATGCTCGTAGCAATTGGTCGCTGAAAACTGCGCAACTTCTTCCTGCACCAGGAGAATTTGGTTGCGGAAACCCAACACGGACAGCAATACGAGATTTTTGGAATGATTACCGCATTGTAGAGGAGGAGAAGTTTGGAGCGTGAGAGGCCCCAGGATAGCCGGAAGCATCTTTTGATAGTATTGAAGGTTTTGGTTGCCTCCGTACAAATTTTAGCAATGTGGGCCCGCCAGTTCAGTTTCTCATCTATTATGAGACCTAGATAGCGACATTCTCTAGAGTGAGGGATGCTAACGTTGTTTATGACAAGGCAGAAAGCAGATCGATCAAATTGTTTACGAGAGAAAACCATAAACACAGTTTTGAGTGCATTAAAGGAGAGTTTAGAGTTTAGACCCCAATCAACCACAGAGTTGCACATTAATTGGAGGTTGCTGACTGCTAGGTGAGCTAAGACACTGGTGGCACATAGCAAAATGTCGTCGGCATATGCAATGATTATGAAGTCAAAATTGAAGGAGAGTAGGAATAGAGATTCGAGAAGGATGTTCCAAAGGAATGGTGACAAAATGCTCCCTTGGGGGCAACCTACTTCGAGAGTGGTACAAAGTTCTTCATCACCGGACGAGATAGTGGCGGTGCGATCAAGAAGGAAAGCCTCAATTAACTTTACAAGGTAAATTGGACAATCTTTGCAGATGAGTCCACGTAAAATCATTGGGTGCCATGCAGCGTCGAATGCACTCTTGATATCTAAAAAAGCACACGCTACCGTTTTCTTTGCTTTCCAACTACATTCTATATGATTGACTAGATCTGAAACCGCAGTTTCTGTGGACTTGCCCTCACGAAAGCCATGCTGATTGTGGCTAAACCATTGATTGTCAGTTGCTAATTTCTTCAGTCTCGTATGGAGGATTCTTTCGAATAGTTTAGATAGACTGTTTAGGATGCTGATTGGACGGAAACTGCTGACAGTCTCGTAACAGtctttgtttggtttcttcaGAACAATTACTTTGGCTGATCGCCAGGAAGGTGGGAAGTAATTGAGAGAGACGCAGGCATTGAAAATAGATTCGATAAGAGGCATAACGTGCTCGATACTAAGCTTTAGCCAGATCATCGGGAGACCATCTGATCCTGGAGTGGAGgtattttttagttgtttcagGTTCTCACGGATTTCAACCAAAGTTATAGGTGGAGAATAGTCTAATGGGAGGCCGCTGTTCAGTTGTCTATAAACTTCGGATTCTAACGAGGAGTGTTGAGGTAATGTGATAGGTTGTTTTGGGAAGAAGTTGTCGGCGAGACACTGCATAATTTGATTCTGAGAGCTGAAAACAGATCCAAGAGAGCTCAATGGTCATCGCTAGTCGTCCAGATCCTCCCTCCCTTTCAACAATAAAAGCCACCACAAGAAGATTAATCTTAAATCAATGGAACGAAGAATGGTCCATCTGTACTTCCGGCTGTCTCACTAGAGAATTCTTCCCATTTATCCAATCCGCTCTTACATTGAACAAACTCAACCCCTCTTTTGAAGTTATGCAAGTGCTATCTGGACACTCCtttctttataaatttctacaccagatcaaagttcaatctTCTCCACTCTGCTCTTGTAACCAGGACGATGAAACAACtcaacatttccttttctcatgCATTAAATTTTCACAGCAGCGCGCTGCTCTGATCAAGGCCGTCAACATAACTTCCTTACACTGGCCACCCAATCTAAATGAATTTGTATGCAACACCATACTTTGGAAGGCCTTCGTGACCTTTATCACCCAAACTAAAAGATTGGTCAAGCCatccagataaaaaaaactcaGTTCTTTTTATCCCATTTGCAAATTCTTTTCGGCCGTGTCTACTCGTCACAATCTCTGGTACCTCGACCGGGGCTTGCTACTTTGCAGTACCCAGCCTCAGGACGAGAGGTACCAGTAAGATGTTACAGTTCTTAGTCGTTTgaggcctttatttttttttccactttttgctaattctttttcttttttcggccgTGTCTACTCCACATAATCTCTGGTGCCTCGACCGGGGCTAGACGTACGTTACAGTACTCAGCCTCAGGACGAGAGGTACCAGTCAGATGTTTTTTAGTCGCTCGAGGCCTTTCTACATCTTTATACCCCCTTTCATAGCATtctatcttctctctcttcctttaTCTTCATAAATCGCCATACATTACCACCCGTTCATTTCGTGCGTTTATTTCATATTCCCTTTCCCATCTCTAGTCCAGTGTtgtattcattatttttatacttCTGACTGTAATATACGGGTAACACTCGCCTTAAGACGAGTAACACAccctctaataataataatatgtaaTTTATGTATTGAGTCTATTTGTTTTATTGGAAGCATTGCCTATTATGTTACAAATATATATTAGCAAATCGTTAATTCAGCTAAAAGCGCTATAAGAAGAACAtatggaaaacgaattttcttATATCGCAGCATAAAGCGGTTAGTTTATTATAACTTTCATCTTCATTATATTCTTgcgtgcattttttttttagttaaatttTTCAGGGAACTCCCTAACTTAAGTATCTTCCGTTTTTGTCGTAAATCAAGTCGAATTATTCAACGCATCACgtttatttacttttaaaaaaaatctcgtgtacgtatataattaaaaaatcgattAGGCAGAGGGATTGTTTTGTTACTTTGCatttattgttttaaaaaaatgattgataGACTTGTGAAGTCAAGACAAAAGTTTGGCTTCGAGCTTTCGGGACaacaaagcaaaaataaattatatattCGTAAATCAAACCGTATTATATACGAACAAACGGCTTACaccttaaaaataagttgtttTTATGGGCGTGAACTCACAAAATAGAGTAGCCAATTTAAAATGATAGATTCATCAAAAAGGTATATTTATTCAAATCCCATCACCCTAACCGTCTTAACATGCGTCTTATTCCAAGGTATTCAAGATTCTCAAGGTTTTTCAAGGTAGAATGCAAATATCAGCGAAAACATTATTTCCCCGTCAGTGCTGTCAGTGCTGGAAGAAAATTAGGCTATCTATTATAGCTTTTTGGTTTGATTCAAGGAATTCTTCGAAtttgtattttcaaattatcttGGCATTTTCACGTGAGCCGACGCGATTAACTTCTGTATGGCTGATTGGTCTGTGGCGGTGCCGTGAGAATGTGAGATATATGCTGGTTCAAAAACCTTCCCTGTACAGACCAGCGCCCTTTCGTCCTTGCTGCCTCACGCGCGGTCGTTCAAATCTTCTAACTCTACCCTTTCAGCAATAAATCAACTGAAGCCTAAAACTTCTTTCCGTCTGCTCGGAAATCAGTTCCATTCGGTCCGCGCTCGTAAACAAAGCTAGCATTAAAGTGGAACTACGAATGAGTAACAACGTCATCCAAAgctttttaaatacaaatcaaATTACTTTCCCCAGCATTCTCTCATTCGGCGGTGCTAGACACAATACGACTGCATGCATGCAAAAAACTGTACAGGTGTTGACTGGCAACAGCATGATGAATTGCTGTCATTTAGCCAAGATAAAAAACGAGGTTCTGTATAATGTGTGATCGTCATACCGATAATTAAAATATCCAACtacatttcttgtttttgtgtaGCTTATTGTAGCCTAATAGGCCTACCATGATGCATGGCGGTCCTGATTTATCTATAACTCTTCAACGAGCGCGAACGAGCGGAAGTTTACGAATAATCAATGTAGCCAATTCATTCAAAAGAACGAAACTGATGCATAAGTCGGGAGGACTGAGGACTAACACTGAGTGGCAGAACGCCCTGCCAGCGCTGATAGCATAGCCTTACAGTTTTTTTCGCTTTCCGCGATACGATTAGTCACGCTAGCTGCACTGACCAATGGGGAACTTGCAATTTGCCAAAAAAATTCTAGTCAATCGCACACACAACCCTTATAAGCACCGAGTGTGAAAGCCGGCTCCGACTGCAGCGGACTCATCCTAAACGTCCAGTCGGGCTTGCATCACCTTTAGCTGGCCCGAGTGCAATCAGTAGTTCTGGCGGCTTTGACCGGAGTGGTTTGCTGGCATAAAACTGCTCAGAACACTCCCGGACGAGAAGCACGCTAGTTTCCTGCCATGTCTCTTGATGTACGTATACTTTTATTGCTAGATAATAATCCCATGCCCAATCATATCATATACATATCATATCCACCAACAACACAAAAGCGCGCTTTTCTACGGTTAGGTTTATCGTTCCACCCCTATATGTGATGAACTTCCAATTTAGTGAGTCTGTTAATACGTGTTAATGGCAACACTCATTTTACAGCAACGccttttataaaaacaaaacatggttttccaaaagaaaacatcCCATTAATGTCCGGAatgtagaaaaaaagacacCCATTAACCGAAAGACATCATGCGAAAGATAAGACGGTATTAACCAgagccaaaataaatttttccttcAACTTAGCGAGCAGTTTGAGAGTTGCCTGTTTTCCAATCAAGTCATCACACCTTATTATGTGTTGATTTTCGAAAGCACAGAAAATATTCgctaaagaaatttcataGTTAATTACATGTTGTAACTGTCAGTGCTTCTTCGGAAACAAGAATTTGATGAGATAAATGTATATGTTGTATGATTGTATATCCACTGgctaataaattatttttgaaaacgtaAGACACAGTCCGGGAGTGAATAAGTCTGAATACTgagttttgatttttggttttattacaGGTGGAAGTAATAAATCGATGGAAATAGagggaaaaaatgttatttaaaaaaagggttcacTGCCAAAAGTGTCACAATTCTGCCACATTAAACAGATAATAAAGAATCGGTACaacttaataatttaaaatgtaacCTTTATTCAGTTCATTTTGGTTGTTGAGAAGTACACACGAATATAGACCTGTAACTAGTTTGTGACAGCCTACCCGCCCTACCGTAGTAAAATGCggtcaaatgaatttttcatcAAACTCATTGTCCAGTTTACTGTTTATTACctttaaatcaagaaaaaggaactCCAGCCTAGGAACAAACACTAGGCAGCAAAAATCGAATCTCCCCATCAATGTTTCATTATCCTATGGCTATTTCATCGACTTTTGCCCCGGTTTTCCccgattttcttgatttctatATAGTACTAAGTTCTATACGGTCCCAGAAATGATCTTGACCATTTGATTGTTATATCGCGTGTTAAAGTCAAAAGAAGAACCCATCCATCCTCTGTTTTCTGCCTTTTTGCAGTCATCCCTCATCCCGCCTCATCCGTTTTTTGCTCTGAAGGCCTTTTTGCAGTCATCCCTCATCCCGCCTCATCCGTTTTTTGCTCTGAAGCACAACTATACATGTTGCAATCCGGCGCCACCGGTGTTGTAGCAGACGCACAAAATCCTTGAAACGTCATAACATTGTGATTCGCTAAATCCGTTTtcgcttttatttatttcgaatTGACTCGATAAtactttaattaaaattttatattctttCAAGGGGTGCGCttacattttaaatattttaaaactaaTAACAAGTTAGGAATCTCATTAATCGCCAGTCGGAACTAATTTGTGAGTTgagtgttttttttccaaggtTGAGTCAATGTCAAATAGGCTAGCCATAGCTTTTGCCATTAAATTTGGAGTgcaaaaattttgcaaaattcttcttttttaacatttagaaaaatagAACATTTTCTGCATTTCTACTATTTTATTTAGTTTGGCTAAGCAGGCTTTAATTCAAAGAAaacctgttttgttttcaattttctatttgatttaaaatggGAGATTGTGATGAAGAAGTTGATTTTGATCTTCTAGGTAAAAACAATTCacaatatttctgtttttattataaatGTGATAAATTTGTTTGTCCCACTTAGATCCAgcaatccaaaaaattatcaaCAAAGCCAAAGCAGTTAGAGAAAAGGCATATTGCCCTTACAGCAAATTTGCAGTAGGTGCTGCCCTGTTGTGTGATGATGGAGCTATAATTGATGGTTGCAacgttgaaaatgtttcatatGGTCTAACAATATGTGCAGAAAGATCTGCTATTTGTAAAGCTATGTCAGAAGGACAGAAAGTATT
It includes:
- the LOC124342462 gene encoding cytidine deaminase-like; this translates as MGDCDEEVDFDLLDPAIQKIINKAKAVREKAYCPYSKFAVGAALLCDDGAIIDGCNVENVSYGLTICAERSAICKAMSEGQKVFNSIAICAEMKDKFVGPCGACRQVLAEFNVNLDVYLCKPNNEILKTSMAKLLPLSFTPNWVSFSS